The segment GGGCAATGATTTCGTCGTCATCGACGGCATCCGCCAGCGGGTCGCCCTGGACACAGCCATGATTCGCCGCCTTGCCGACCGGCGCTACGGGGTGGGCTGCGACCAGGTACTGGTGGCGGAGTCGCCCACCCATCCGGAGATGGACGTCCGTTATCGGATATTCAACGCCGACGGTACCGAGGTGGAGCACTGTGGCAACGGTGTCCGCTGTCTCGCCCTGTTCCTGCACGACGAGGGGCTGGTGGAAGGCCGGGAGTTCGCCATACAGACCGACGCGGAGCCCGCCGTGGTGCGGCTGCTGGACGACGGCCAGGTCACGGTGAACATGGGCGCACCGCGCCTGGAACCGGCCGAGATCCCGTTCCAGGCGGCTGCCCGGCAAACCCTTTATCCGCTGGACGTCGATGGAGAAACCCTGCAGATCGCAGCGGTGTCCATGGGCAACCCCCATGCCGTGCTGCAGGTGGAGGATGTGGATACAGCGCCGGTGGAGCGCCTCGGGCCACTGATCGAACAGCACAGCGCTTTTCCAAAGCGCGTCAATGCGGGCTTCATGCAGGTCGTGGACCGCGGCCATCTGCGCCTGCGGGTATTCGAGCGCGGCGTGGGCGAGACCCGTGCCTGCGGCACAGGGGCCTGTGCCGCCATGGTTGCCGGTCGGGTGCAGGGTCTGCTGGACGACGAAGCGGAAGTGGCGCTGACAGGCGGCAAGCTCCGTCTGCGCTGGGCCGGTGAGGGCGAACCGGTGTGGATGACGGGTCCCGCTGTGGCCGTTTTCCAGGGTGAATGGCCCGGGTCGTGACGGCCCGCCAACGGTTCGATAGACTGCCCAGGGGATTGGCGTTTTTGCGTCACACCGGGCAAAGGCCACCCCCGGGGGGAACCCACAGGTGAGCATTCAGCAGAAAACCGGCCTGGAAGAGCAGATACCGGAACAATCGGTGGCCGACTACCTTGAGCGCCACCCCGACTTCTTTCGCCGCCATCCGGAACTGACGGAACGCTTGCGACTGCCCCACGAATGCGGTGACGCGGTCTCCCTGGTGCAGTATCAGGTCCGCCTGCTGCGGGATCAGCACCGGCGGCTGGAGCGACGGCTGGAAGACCTGGTGCAGGTCGCGCGGGACAACGATCGACTGGCCGATCGCCTGCAGCGCCTCACCCTGGAATTGATGGACGCCCGGGACCTGGACAGCACGCTCGACACCGTCGCCGACGGTCTTCGCCTGCACTTCGGCGCGGATTTCGTCGCCATGCGACTGCGGGCCCAGGGCTACGGCGGCGACCGGGCCGAGTTCCGCAACCCCAATGACCCGGGCTTCTCCCTGTTCCGGGAAGTCTTCCGGGCACAGCGGCCGCGCTGTGGCCATTTCCATGACAACCAGCGCAGTTTCCTGTTCGGCGACAGCGGTACCCGCGTGCAGTCCATGGCCGTGGTCCCTCTCCAGCACGACGGGGTCACCGGGCTGCTGGCCATCGGCAGCCTGGATGCCGAGCGCTACCACAGCAGCCAGGGGACGGTCTTCCTGCGGCAACTGGGCGATCTCACCAGCCATGCGGTGGCGGCCCGGCTGTGACCGCAGGGCCGGACACGAACTGGCTGTCACGTTTTGACCGTCATCTGGGCAGCGAACGGCGCCTGGCCGACACCACACGTTTACACTACGCCCGGGAACTTCACGCACTGCGGGACTGGTGTCTGGCGGAATCCCTGACCGACTGGTCCGCTATCGACAGCCATGCCCTGCGCCGCTTTATCGGCCAGGGCCATCGCCGGGGGCTCTCCGGGCGCTCCCTGCAGCGGCGCCTGTCCGCCATCCGCAGTTTCTTCCGCTTTCTGGTCCGCGAGGGCGCCTTGCAGGCCAATCCGGCGGACGGGCTTTCCGCTCCGCGATCACCATCGCGCCTGCCGGCCACCCTGGACGTGGACGCCGTGAGCCATCTGCTGGACGCGCCGAGCGACGAAGACGACAGCCTGACTGTGCGGGATCTCGCCCTGTTCGAACTGGTGTATTCATCCGGGCTGCGGCTTGCCGAGACGGTGGGCCTGGATCTTTCCGACCTGTCGCTGGAACAGGCGCTGGTGCGGGTGACCGGCAAAGGGTCGAAGACACGCATCGTGCCTGTGGGCCGCAAAGCCGTGGATCGGCTCCGTGATTGGCTATCACACCGCGACAGTCTGGCGGCGGGGGGTGAGCAGGCCGTGTTCGTCACCCGTAGCGGCGGCCGCCTGTCCCCGCGCAGCGTGCAGCAGCGCCTG is part of the Natronocella acetinitrilica genome and harbors:
- the dapF gene encoding diaminopimelate epimerase, whose amino-acid sequence is MRFTKMQGLGNDFVVIDGIRQRVALDTAMIRRLADRRYGVGCDQVLVAESPTHPEMDVRYRIFNADGTEVEHCGNGVRCLALFLHDEGLVEGREFAIQTDAEPAVVRLLDDGQVTVNMGAPRLEPAEIPFQAAARQTLYPLDVDGETLQIAAVSMGNPHAVLQVEDVDTAPVERLGPLIEQHSAFPKRVNAGFMQVVDRGHLRLRVFERGVGETRACGTGACAAMVAGRVQGLLDDEAEVALTGGKLRLRWAGEGEPVWMTGPAVAVFQGEWPGS
- a CDS encoding DUF484 family protein is translated as MSIQQKTGLEEQIPEQSVADYLERHPDFFRRHPELTERLRLPHECGDAVSLVQYQVRLLRDQHRRLERRLEDLVQVARDNDRLADRLQRLTLELMDARDLDSTLDTVADGLRLHFGADFVAMRLRAQGYGGDRAEFRNPNDPGFSLFREVFRAQRPRCGHFHDNQRSFLFGDSGTRVQSMAVVPLQHDGVTGLLAIGSLDAERYHSSQGTVFLRQLGDLTSHAVAARL
- the xerC gene encoding tyrosine recombinase XerC, whose product is MTAGPDTNWLSRFDRHLGSERRLADTTRLHYARELHALRDWCLAESLTDWSAIDSHALRRFIGQGHRRGLSGRSLQRRLSAIRSFFRFLVREGALQANPADGLSAPRSPSRLPATLDVDAVSHLLDAPSDEDDSLTVRDLALFELVYSSGLRLAETVGLDLSDLSLEQALVRVTGKGSKTRIVPVGRKAVDRLRDWLSHRDSLAAGGEQAVFVTRSGGRLSPRSVQQRLRRRASSAGLAVGVHPHMLRHAFATHMLESSGDLRALQELLGHADIGTTQIYTHLDFQHLAQVYDAAHPRARKKR